One Tolypothrix bouteillei VB521301 DNA window includes the following coding sequences:
- a CDS encoding MBL fold metallo-hydrolase: MSDRLSLSSGVDTRGTASELECLSYGVHHDNEGVCLLVRMGPHRILLDCGLTDISPLAKSLKKSARRGSTPLPADLVLVTHAHPDHTRGLLSLHKTFPLLPIYASEVTSKLLPLSWLDQDFEDTPSFCQALPLRSPVEFKDGLVAELFPAGHLPGAVAILLTYTTAERSYKLLYTGDFFLSNSRLVEGLRLEELRGLELDVLIVEGSYGTSRHPHRRSQENQLAERINRAIADRHSVILPTSTLGLGQELLMLLRSHHHFTGRDLDIWVDGTVALGCDAYLELLPYFPASVQNFARHQPLFWDERIRPRVRRVRSEQRSEIGQLPCIILTDADADLHEYCVPGTGPWLTLFPEKANIKIDNRFAEITNIETYLLAQHSDGPGTTQLIHNLRPQHVVFVHGSTAYLADLTSLEELQNRYHLHSPNAGILVELPIGETFLQPAPPETNYEGELTELASVVTITLPDAIAADPRWRQFADTGLIEARWQGEELVLRGLTQRELLNQNSDRPAWSDVDCCGTCRHQRGQRCWNPSSPLYNFKVTLEGYCPAFERNNDG; this comes from the coding sequence ATGAGCGATCGCCTATCACTATCCTCTGGGGTGGATACAAGGGGTACAGCGAGTGAGTTAGAGTGTTTGTCTTATGGTGTCCATCATGATAACGAAGGTGTTTGCTTGTTGGTGCGGATGGGACCGCACCGCATTCTGCTGGATTGTGGCTTGACGGATATCTCTCCCCTGGCAAAATCGTTGAAAAAATCAGCGCGTCGGGGAAGCACACCGCTACCAGCAGATTTAGTACTCGTCACTCACGCCCATCCAGACCATACGAGGGGGTTGTTGTCACTTCATAAAACATTTCCACTTTTACCGATATACGCCAGCGAAGTCACTAGTAAATTACTACCCCTAAGTTGGCTAGACCAAGATTTTGAGGATACCCCATCTTTTTGTCAGGCATTACCCCTACGCTCACCTGTGGAATTTAAAGATGGTTTGGTAGCAGAATTGTTTCCTGCCGGTCATCTCCCTGGAGCTGTAGCAATTCTTCTGACGTATACAACGGCAGAACGTTCCTACAAACTTTTGTACACGGGAGATTTTTTCCTATCTAACTCCCGCTTGGTCGAAGGTTTGCGTTTGGAGGAATTGCGGGGTTTGGAGTTAGATGTCCTCATTGTTGAAGGAAGTTACGGAACTTCCCGCCATCCTCACCGCCGCAGCCAAGAGAACCAACTAGCCGAAAGAATCAACCGAGCGATCGCAGATCGTCATTCCGTAATTCTACCAACCTCTACCTTGGGATTGGGTCAAGAATTGCTCATGCTTCTACGCAGCCACCACCATTTTACGGGACGGGATTTAGATATTTGGGTTGATGGCACTGTCGCTCTTGGATGTGATGCTTACCTGGAACTTCTACCGTATTTTCCAGCCTCAGTCCAAAACTTTGCTCGCCATCAACCACTGTTTTGGGATGAACGAATACGTCCTCGCGTGCGCCGAGTGCGATCCGAACAGCGTTCTGAGATCGGTCAGTTACCTTGTATTATCCTGACTGACGCTGATGCCGATTTACACGAGTACTGCGTTCCAGGAACAGGTCCTTGGTTAACTCTATTTCCAGAAAAAGCCAACATAAAAATAGATAACAGATTCGCCGAAATCACCAATATAGAAACTTACCTGCTCGCCCAACACAGTGATGGTCCCGGTACGACCCAACTCATTCACAATTTGCGACCCCAACACGTTGTTTTTGTCCACGGTTCCACCGCATACCTAGCTGATTTGACCAGTTTAGAAGAGTTACAAAACCGATACCATCTCCATTCGCCAAATGCAGGAATTTTGGTAGAGTTACCCATTGGCGAAACTTTTTTACAACCTGCACCTCCAGAAACCAATTATGAAGGCGAACTGACTGAACTAGCATCTGTTGTTACCATAACCCTTCCCGATGCGATCGCAGCCGATCCTCGTTGGCGACAATTTGCCGACACGGGTTTAATCGAAGCCCGTTGGCAAGGAGAAGAACTTGTGTTGCGGGGGCTAACACAAAGAGAACTTCTCAATCAAAATAGCGATCGTCCTGCATGGTCTGATGTAGACTGTTGCGGTACATGCCGACACCAAAGGGGACAAAGGTGTTGGAACCCCTCGTCCCCGTTATACAACTTCAAGGTAACTCTTGAAGGTTATTGCCCTGCCTTTGAACGAAATAATGATGGTTAA
- a CDS encoding membrane protein, protein MDVKLILVALTVIFTISCLIFGTKNGFYDSDNYHGNGSAH, encoded by the coding sequence ATGGATGTCAAGCTGATTTTAGTTGCTTTAACAGTCATTTTCACAATTTCGTGCTTGATCTTTGGTACGAAGAACGGATTCTATGACTCAGATAACTATCATGGCAACGGTTCTGCTCATTAA
- a CDS encoding transposase, translated as MPQPADISTKKLISLASDNWVKWVTQLPNVEVKEMINSEFQWISRENDVLIRVQNPEYGEFLVLNELQLRYKTNLPKRMRAYAALAEEKYDLPTYPVLINILKEGDLTIPTSFQSNFAGLQARQDYRVINLWEVDVEIVFQQSLASLLPFVPILKGGAEQSTIQKALQILRTDEQLSQLETVLAFFASFVLDTALVQQIMRWDMAVLRESPWYQEILKEGEARGEARGEARGEARGEARGEARGEARGRREERLSSIEMLLEMKFGTQALQLMPEISQITDLEQLKTIQQAIKTVNNPDELRQLF; from the coding sequence ATGCCGCAACCTGCTGATATCAGCACCAAGAAACTGATAAGCCTTGCATCGGACAACTGGGTCAAATGGGTGACTCAACTCCCCAACGTTGAAGTCAAAGAGATGATTAACTCAGAGTTTCAATGGATTAGCCGTGAAAATGATGTTTTAATCCGCGTTCAAAACCCTGAATACGGAGAATTTCTCGTGCTTAATGAGTTACAATTGCGCTACAAAACAAATCTGCCCAAACGAATGCGGGCTTATGCAGCGTTAGCCGAAGAAAAATACGATCTTCCTACATATCCGGTACTTATTAACATTCTTAAAGAAGGTGATCTGACAATTCCCACAAGCTTTCAATCCAACTTTGCAGGTTTACAAGCACGACAAGATTATCGGGTAATTAATCTTTGGGAGGTGGATGTTGAAATCGTGTTTCAACAATCCTTGGCGTCGTTATTGCCATTTGTACCCATTCTCAAAGGTGGTGCAGAACAATCTACCATACAAAAAGCTTTGCAAATTCTGCGTACTGACGAACAGTTAAGTCAGTTAGAAACGGTTTTAGCGTTTTTTGCTAGCTTTGTATTAGATACTGCTTTAGTACAACAAATCATGAGGTGGGATATGGCAGTTTTGAGAGAGTCTCCTTGGTATCAGGAAATATTAAAAGAGGGAGAAGCACGCGGTGAAGCACGCGGCGAAGCACGCGGTGAAGCACGCGGTGAAGCACGCGGTGAAGCACGCGGTGAAGCACGAGGACGGCGAGAGGAGAGGTTATCAAGCATTGAAATGCTTTTAGAAATGAAATTTGGCACACAAGCATTACAGTTAATGCCAGAAATTTCTCAAATTACCGATCTAGAGCAGTTGAAGACCATTCAGCAAGCTATAAAAACTGTCAATAACCCAGATGAATTGCGCCAATTGTTCTGA
- a CDS encoding Uma2 family endonuclease, whose amino-acid sequence MVLQVEKRYYTPQEYLELEEQAEFRSEYIDGEIIPMPGGTTNHNKIALNFCRKFPLTLQEKDYEVYMVDVKLWIHRYRLYTYPDVMVVKEEPVYEGNNKTAITNPMLIVEVLSKSTQAFDKTDKFKYYRSIPAFQEYILIDQYSFSIEQYFKKTEGEWTFKEYEGEEAVLVLNSVDFQISFKDIYARVNFEVSEEE is encoded by the coding sequence ATGGTCTTACAAGTAGAAAAACGCTATTACACGCCACAGGAATATCTGGAATTAGAAGAGCAAGCAGAATTTAGAAGTGAATATATAGATGGAGAAATTATTCCAATGCCAGGAGGAACAACTAACCATAATAAAATTGCACTCAATTTTTGTAGAAAGTTTCCCTTGACACTACAAGAGAAAGATTATGAGGTATATATGGTAGACGTAAAACTCTGGATACATCGTTATCGGCTCTATACTTATCCTGATGTCATGGTTGTTAAAGAAGAACCCGTGTATGAAGGAAATAACAAAACAGCTATTACTAATCCAATGTTAATTGTTGAAGTCTTATCCAAATCGACTCAAGCCTTTGACAAAACAGATAAATTTAAATACTATCGTTCAATTCCCGCTTTTCAAGAATATATATTAATTGACCAGTATAGTTTTTCTATCGAACAATATTTCAAAAAAACAGAAGGAGAATGGACTTTTAAAGAATATGAAGGGGAAGAGGCAGTTTTAGTCTTAAATTCTGTAGATTTCCAAATAAGCTTTAAAGATATTTACGCACGGGTTAACTTTGAAGTTAGTGAAGAAGAGTGA
- a CDS encoding DUF938 domain-containing protein: MTNDEARKYAPATQRNREPILEVLVNVLPANGTILEVASGTGEHAVFFAPRLKPRKWLPSEPNPQLRASIAAWSANFRCENLYPPIEIDVCAPVWSVEKDASPRWSHFDDLNDTPITSIVNINMVHIAPWSACLGLMAGANRILPPRGILYMYGPFKVDGKHTASSNIAFDESLRAQNSEWGVRDLNDVVDTARTQNLTLVKTYQMPANNLSVIFQRI; this comes from the coding sequence ATGACAAATGACGAGGCTCGAAAATACGCACCTGCAACGCAGCGTAACCGCGAACCTATTTTGGAAGTTCTTGTGAACGTACTGCCAGCGAACGGTACTATTTTGGAAGTAGCAAGCGGTACGGGAGAACACGCCGTCTTTTTTGCTCCACGCCTAAAGCCCCGTAAATGGTTACCCTCCGAACCCAATCCGCAATTACGCGCCAGTATTGCTGCATGGTCTGCAAACTTTCGGTGCGAAAATCTTTATCCACCTATTGAGATTGATGTTTGTGCGCCAGTTTGGTCAGTAGAAAAAGACGCATCACCAAGATGGTCTCATTTTGATGACTTAAATGACACACCAATAACATCCATAGTTAATATAAATATGGTACACATTGCACCGTGGTCTGCTTGCTTGGGACTTATGGCAGGTGCCAATCGCATCCTACCACCTCGAGGCATCTTATATATGTACGGACCATTTAAAGTCGATGGAAAACATACAGCCTCAAGTAATATAGCTTTTGACGAGTCATTGCGAGCGCAAAATTCAGAATGGGGCGTGCGGGACCTCAACGATGTTGTAGATACAGCGAGGACACAAAATCTGACTTTAGTAAAAACTTACCAAATGCCAGCTAATAATCTTTCCGTGATTTTTCAACGCATTTAG
- the dpdE gene encoding protein DpdE — protein sequence MIKLGSLVQSRNNDLGIGKVTEILSNADANVEYFCSVGQRIEKTLHLSSLCAVKLQPQTRCYTMSSTLESWVIGRISAWDEESEHYQIDLPDKKTIFATEEEIYVRCNRLRANPIEILAIKGHETPYFHDRRLAFYKCLIQQRAVSRGMTGLLSANIELYPHQVEVVRRVLEDPVQRYLLADEVGLGKTIEAGAILRQYLLDESSGDAAVIAPQYLVEQWRTELEKFYISHFPNRVKVVAVEDVSQLSPNAKLGFLILDEAHNIAAMAKSSDSLQRKCFERCKILAHKSDRLLLLSATPVVNREQDFLAMLHLLDPTAYQLDDLDGFCDRVQKRQDIGRVLLSFKEGANPFVLKTNLKQLRNLFAEDKYLLNLVDKLENCLEANDTERDKIVRAIRTHISDTYRLHRRMLRNRRASVEDVIFDRNITPKVEYDLDERSLEIHELIDEWRSVAPHEEQYQKIFLLFFLASGTWLGILEQVIAARLSSKTHAKLIQEFGEENVRILTATPKFSGEEAILESLLKIIRQPVEDGQRTETLKTVLLNQLAAYFKLPASVRRNKGELLTRIQQRIRRPISEDVLPKFVIFTSFVQSCTEIVRSLSDTFGVETVASHQFGESREKIEKNINRFKTNPNCFILVCDRSGEEGRNLQFADWLIHYDLPWSPNQLEQRIGRIDRIGSKIGVQSCALLGPYLEDSPHNAWYQVLKEGFEIFQQSIASLQFYVDEKMAELETVLFQSGSAGLLEITKQIQEQIKNEIVKISEQNALDEIDASDEGATQYFQELDNYDAKHSEIKRAIESWMCDALGFKPINDSNSLEVRRYQPTTRTLVPVDDLKTRFAKSYLDQFGTYNRRVANQNPGIKLFRLGEGLINSLLSYVDWDDRGQAFAMWRADASWDAALGMEWFGFRCNYVVEANLKTAKQILKENELGASKYKILQRRVDALFPPIIETIFIDGRHQPMSLVEDEKLLNILRRPYNNKSYPYRDYNLAKEDVEIIEDFVDASQWQKFCYLAHKTSSELLARRPDFIDLCKRYALVAEKKLGSREEQLRLRLNRQSSDRLLGEELEIEKALNAAILEGIRQPLVRLDSVGFIIVSGRAPVTSEWKNKL from the coding sequence ATGATTAAGCTTGGTTCACTGGTACAGTCCCGCAACAATGATTTGGGGATAGGAAAAGTTACTGAAATATTATCTAACGCCGATGCAAATGTTGAGTATTTCTGCTCGGTAGGACAGCGAATCGAAAAAACTTTACACTTAAGTTCGTTGTGTGCAGTTAAGTTACAGCCTCAAACTCGGTGTTATACGATGTCGTCCACCCTGGAGTCTTGGGTAATTGGCAGAATCTCCGCTTGGGATGAAGAGAGCGAACATTATCAAATTGACTTACCAGATAAGAAAACTATCTTTGCGACTGAAGAGGAAATTTATGTCCGTTGCAATCGCTTAAGGGCAAATCCTATCGAAATTTTGGCTATAAAGGGTCATGAAACACCCTATTTCCACGATAGAAGATTGGCTTTTTACAAATGCTTGATTCAGCAACGTGCTGTAAGTCGCGGGATGACCGGACTGTTGAGCGCAAATATTGAGCTTTATCCCCATCAAGTGGAAGTGGTTCGACGGGTACTGGAAGACCCGGTTCAACGATACCTGCTAGCGGATGAGGTGGGTTTGGGAAAAACGATTGAGGCTGGAGCTATTCTTCGTCAATACCTGTTGGATGAGTCTTCTGGAGATGCTGCAGTCATAGCTCCGCAGTATTTAGTAGAACAATGGCGTACTGAGTTGGAAAAGTTTTACATTTCCCACTTTCCCAACAGGGTGAAAGTAGTCGCTGTTGAGGATGTGAGTCAATTGAGTCCAAATGCTAAGTTGGGTTTCCTCATTTTAGATGAAGCTCACAACATTGCTGCTATGGCAAAGTCTTCCGACTCTTTGCAACGCAAGTGTTTTGAACGTTGCAAAATCCTGGCTCATAAAAGCGATCGCTTGCTATTACTTTCTGCGACTCCTGTTGTCAATCGCGAACAAGATTTCCTCGCAATGCTTCACTTGCTCGATCCAACAGCTTATCAACTTGACGATCTAGATGGTTTTTGCGATCGCGTTCAAAAACGCCAAGATATTGGTAGAGTGCTGCTGTCTTTTAAAGAAGGCGCTAACCCCTTTGTTCTTAAAACCAATCTCAAACAACTCCGCAACCTGTTTGCTGAAGATAAGTATTTATTGAATCTGGTAGACAAATTGGAGAATTGTTTGGAAGCAAACGATACTGAGCGAGATAAGATAGTTCGAGCGATTCGCACTCACATCAGCGATACTTACAGGCTCCACCGTCGCATGCTTCGCAACCGTCGCGCCTCGGTAGAAGATGTGATTTTTGACCGCAATATTACGCCTAAGGTAGAGTATGACTTAGATGAGCGATCGCTTGAAATCCACGAACTCATTGATGAATGGCGTAGTGTCGCCCCTCATGAGGAGCAGTATCAAAAGATTTTTCTGCTGTTCTTCCTAGCATCTGGGACTTGGTTGGGCATTTTAGAACAGGTCATTGCTGCGCGTTTAAGCAGTAAAACTCATGCTAAACTCATCCAGGAGTTTGGTGAAGAGAATGTTCGCATTTTGACTGCAACTCCCAAATTTTCAGGGGAAGAAGCGATTTTAGAGTCTTTACTCAAAATTATTCGTCAACCTGTAGAAGATGGACAACGCACGGAAACTTTGAAAACAGTGCTGTTGAATCAGCTAGCTGCGTACTTTAAACTTCCAGCCTCAGTTCGGAGAAATAAAGGTGAATTACTCACAAGGATACAGCAGAGAATTCGCCGACCAATTTCTGAAGATGTCCTTCCGAAATTTGTTATTTTTACCAGTTTTGTGCAAAGCTGCACTGAAATTGTGCGATCTTTGTCAGATACCTTTGGAGTAGAGACAGTCGCCAGCCATCAGTTTGGGGAATCAAGAGAAAAGATTGAGAAAAATATAAATAGGTTCAAGACTAACCCAAACTGTTTTATTTTGGTATGCGATCGCTCGGGAGAAGAAGGACGCAATCTCCAGTTTGCTGATTGGTTAATTCACTACGACCTCCCTTGGTCGCCCAATCAATTAGAGCAAAGAATTGGTAGAATCGACCGTATTGGTAGCAAAATAGGCGTTCAATCCTGTGCGTTGCTCGGTCCCTATTTAGAAGATAGCCCCCACAATGCTTGGTATCAGGTCTTGAAAGAGGGATTTGAGATTTTCCAGCAATCAATTGCGAGCTTACAGTTTTATGTAGATGAAAAAATGGCAGAATTGGAAACAGTTTTGTTTCAATCGGGTTCGGCTGGATTGTTGGAAATAACCAAACAAATTCAAGAACAAATAAAGAACGAGATCGTAAAAATTAGCGAACAAAATGCTTTAGATGAAATTGATGCAAGCGATGAAGGCGCTACTCAGTATTTTCAAGAGCTAGATAATTATGATGCAAAGCATTCAGAAATAAAACGAGCTATTGAATCTTGGATGTGCGATGCGTTGGGATTTAAGCCAATCAATGATTCCAATTCATTAGAAGTGCGGCGCTATCAACCCACAACTCGCACGTTGGTTCCCGTGGATGATTTGAAAACTCGCTTTGCTAAGAGTTATCTAGACCAATTTGGCACTTATAACCGCAGGGTAGCCAATCAAAATCCAGGAATTAAACTCTTTCGTTTGGGAGAGGGATTGATAAACTCCCTCTTAAGTTATGTAGACTGGGATGACCGAGGTCAAGCTTTTGCCATGTGGCGTGCGGATGCATCTTGGGATGCAGCTCTTGGGATGGAATGGTTTGGGTTTCGATGCAATTACGTAGTGGAAGCCAACTTAAAAACTGCCAAACAAATTTTAAAAGAGAATGAGTTAGGGGCTTCTAAGTACAAAATTTTGCAGCGACGTGTTGATGCTTTATTTCCGCCAATTATCGAAACTATATTTATTGATGGTCGCCACCAGCCAATGAGTTTGGTTGAAGATGAAAAGCTTTTAAATATACTGCGGCGTCCGTATAACAATAAAAGCTATCCATACCGAGATTACAATTTAGCAAAGGAAGACGTAGAAATTATTGAAGATTTTGTTGATGCAAGTCAATGGCAAAAGTTTTGCTATCTAGCACACAAGACATCTTCGGAATTACTCGCCCGTCGTCCCGATTTTATCGACTTGTGCAAACGGTACGCTCTGGTTGCGGAGAAAAAGTTAGGTTCTCGAGAAGAACAGCTGCGCCTGCGTCTGAATAGACAAAGTAGCGATCGCTTGTTAGGTGAAGAATTGGAGATAGAAAAAGCTCTAAATGCAGCCATTTTAGAGGGAATTCGCCAACCTCTGGTGAGACTTGATTCTGTCGGTTTCATCATTGTATCCGGGCGAGCTCCCGTCACCTCTGAGTGGAAAAATAAGCTATGA